One genomic region from Nymphaea colorata isolate Beijing-Zhang1983 chromosome 10, ASM883128v2, whole genome shotgun sequence encodes:
- the LOC116262746 gene encoding protein trichome birefringence-like, with the protein MEGGKKPPSPKHLIDAKGFPSFLKTRRTMVFAYGFMVAFILCTGFLALGPSVNSSVWFSNFLSFRTNPPISSSSTSSSSSYSLTFSSIFSYIFPVSNPSSANLDAPEKEETFPSPSRSVSVPSTGSALQPPPQVKNGDVSSNKTSKTRKDPSASPPPLPSVVSPVRKGDGSGNTTIQAVKDRSVSPDTRNGAGNSSVSSGKGDRPAKSPADSASLVVNPVKNNTVSSNKTLQVDHNLRLPPPPSNGPQNVSLASGRGSSPSTKGEVSSPPVVRQEKKGVNLTNIVTSGAVLQPNISSLGSWNKSVEEKPVSDGKVKESSPPAVPPAKHTTVPANTSSPVTATPVKKDPSNAPANLVEKLIGNGKPTEKSSGMPAQPLAECDIFDGRWVKDDSHPLYPPGSCPFIDESFDCYLNGRPDRQYEKWRWQPKNCNIPRLNPGDMLQRLRGKRLVFIGDSLNRNMWESLVCTLRNYVKDKKRVFEVSGRREFKTEGSYAIKFPDYGCSVEFFRSPFLVQEWETPEPNGTTKETLRLDLIEKSSSKYKNADILVFNTGHWWTHEKTSKGKDYYQEGNHVYSDLDVHEAYRKALKTWAKWVDANVDPKKTLVFFRGYSSSHFSGGQWNSGGQCDNETEPITKDAYLSSYPPKMKVLESVLNGMKTPISYLNITRMTDYRKDAHPSIYSKPNLTDEERRAPERFQDCSHWCLPGLPETWNELLYAKLVMMGK; encoded by the exons ATGGAAGGAGGAAAGAAGCCTCCCTCGCCGAAGCATCTCATAGACGCCAAGGGCTTCCCTTCTTTCCTCAAAACCAGGAGAACCATGGTGTTTGCTTACGGCTTCATGGTTGCTTTCATCCTCTGTACTGGCTTCCTCGCCCTTGGCCCTTCTGTGAACTCTTCCGTCTGGTTCTCTAACTTCTTATCCTTCAGAACGAACCCtcccatttcttcttcttccacatcctcctcttcttcctatTCTTTGACCTTCTCTTCTATATTTTCCTACATATTCCCTGTTTCAAATCCCTCATCTGCAAATCTTGATGCACCGGAGAAGGAAGAAACTTTCCCGAGTCCTAGTCGAAGTGTTTCGGTTCCCTCCACTGGTTCCGCACTGCAGCCTCCTCCTCAGGTGAAAAATGGTGATGTTTCGAGCAACAAGACAAGCAAGACTCGAAAGGACCCTTCTGCCTCTCCACCTCCTCTTCCTTCAGTGGTGAGTCCGGTGCGAAAGGGTGATGGTTCTGGCAACACGACGATTCAGGCTGTTAAAGATCGCTCTGTATCTCCTGATACTCGTAATGGGGCAGGAAATAGTTCGGTTTCGTCGGGGAAAGGCGACCGTCCGGCCAAGTCACCGGCGGATTCCGCCTCTTTGGTTGTAAATCCGGTCAAGAACAACACTGTTTCCAGCAACAAGACGCTGCAAGTGGATCATAATCTACGTCTGCCTCCACCACCAAGCAATGGGCCTCAAAACGTCTCGCTTGCTTCTGGCCGAGGCAGTAGTCCGTCCACAAAAGGGGAAGTTTCGAGCCCCCCGGTCGTGAGGCAGGAGAAGAAGGGTGTAAACCTTACAAATATCGTCACTTCCGGTGCTGTCCTTCAACCCAACATAAGTTCCCTGGGAAGCTGGAACAAGTCAGTGGAGGAAAAACCGGTTTCTGACGGCAAGGTTAAGGAATCCAGTCCTCCAGCAGTGCCTCCAGCGAAACACACTACAGTTCCAGCAAACACTTCCTCCCCCGTGACAGCGACGCCGGTGAAGAAGGATCCAAGCAATGCCCCCGCGAATCTCGTCGAAAAACTGATCGGAAACGGCAAACCTACTGAGAAAAGCAGCGGGATGCCGGCGCAACCTTTGGCAGAATGCGACATATTCGACGGAAGATGGGTGAAGGATGATTCTCACCCTCTGTACCCTCCAGGATCTTGTCCATTCATCGACGAGTCCTTCGATTGCTACCTCAACGGCCGGCCAGATCGGCAGTACGAAAAATGGAGGTGGCAGCCTAAGAACTGCAACATCCCAAG ATTGAATCCTGGAGATATGTTGCAGAGATTGAGAGGGAAGCGCCTGGTTTTTATTGGCGATTCGCTCAACAGAAACATGTGGGAGTCGTTGGTTTGTACTCTAAGAAACTATGTCAAGGATAAAAAAAGGGTGTTCGAGGTATCGGGCAGGCGGGAATTCAAAACTGAAGGATCATATGCTATCAAATTTCCT GACTATGGTTGCTCTGTGGAGTTCTTCAGATCACCATTTTTAGTTCAGGAATGGGAGACTCCAGAACCAAATGGGACTACCAAAGAGACATTGAGGCTTGACCTCATAGAGAAGTCTTCATCGAAATATAAGAATGCTGACATCTTGGTGTTCAACACTGGTCACTGGTGGACTCATGAGAAGACATCGAAAGG GAAGGATTACTACCAGGAAGGAAACCATGTTTACAGCGACCTGGATGTTCATGAGGCTTACAGGAAGGCTTTGAAGACTTGGGCTAAGTGGGTGGATGCAAATGTGGACCCAAAGAAGACACTTGTTTTCTTCAGGGGGTATTCATCTTCACACTTCAG TGGTGGGCAATGGAATTCTGGTGGCCAGTGTGATAATGAAACAGAACCCATTACAAAGGACGCTTATCTCTCTTCATACCCACCTAAAATGAAAGTGCTAGAATCTGTGCTCAATGGGATGAAGACACCAATCTCATACTTGAACATCACCAGAATGACTGATTACAGGAAGGATGCGCACCCTTCCATCTACAGTAAGCCAAACCTGACCGATGAGGAGAGGAGAGCGCCGGAGAGATTCCAAGATTGTAGTCACTGGTGTCTGCCTGGGCTTCCTGAAACGTGGAATGAGCTCCTCTATGCCAAACTAGTAATGATGGGCAAATAA